A stretch of the Uranotaenia lowii strain MFRU-FL chromosome 3, ASM2978415v1, whole genome shotgun sequence genome encodes the following:
- the LOC129753987 gene encoding replication factor C subunit 1-like: MSKDIRSFFTSGPKVKKPEIPKESVKRKAIIDSDDESQETRHQKPSAPVSAEKSHHTKKRRVIDDSDEEKSPVKAKSSSGSKKPDLSKLKPVSAADVFGSAPVKRVEIPKPSKKAVREEIEIHSDEEFEKTLRGLDESDIIPETPPVKKEKESSSKEKKRDDDRKVKESPSNKGSSKDSPSKSSKHDEKKSKDSSSKEKKDRDDPKTNGHGYGDSKKKVPTPEKQKLDPSPEKHKEKSSSSSEKLKKIPPSPSPQPKPKEKPIKKESVSSEDSSTPRSKKNDLNESVLTDEERFERKRASAALYKKFMARAGPANPGSKEIPEGKPNCLAGLQFIVTGVLESMERDECAQVIKDLGGKVVSSVSKKLTHMVVGDDAGPEVIGQRHEGEDVDIDNTGNVS, from the exons ATGTCAaag GATATTCGTTCATTCTTCACTTCCGGGCCGAAGGTGAAGAAACCGGAAATCCCGAAGGAATCGGTCAAGCGCAAAGCGATCATCGATAGTGACGATGAGAGTCAGGAAACCCGTCACCAAAAACCATCTGCTCCGGTGTCCGCGGAGAAAAGTCATCACACCAAGAAGCGTCGGGTGATCGATGATTCGGATGAGGAGAAAAGTCCGGTCAAGGCTAAGTCATCTTCTGGAAGTAAGAAACCGGATTTAAGTAAGCTGAAACCCGTTAGTGCGGCCGATGTTTTCGGTTCGGCACCGGTTAAACGGGTTGAAATTCCCAAACCGAGTAAGAAAGCCGTTCGGGAAGAGATTGAAATTCACTCGGATGAAGAGTTTGAAAAAACTTTGAGAGGGTTGGATGAGAGTGATATTATTCCGGAAACACCCCCGGTTAAAAAGGAAAAGGAATCCTCATCCAAAGAAAAGAAACGCGATGATGATCGGAAGGTCAAGGAAAGTCCTTCGAATAAGGGATCTTCTAAAGATAGCCCTTCGAAGAGCAGTAAACATGATGAGAAGAAATCGAAGGATAGCTCGTCTAAGGAAAAGAAAGACCGGGACGATCCAAAAACAAATGGTCATGGATATGGGGACAGCAAGAAGAAAGTTCCCACTCCggagaaacaaaaattagatCCATCGCCCGAAAAGCACAAAGAGAAGTCTAGCTCTTCTTCAGAAAAGCTCAAAAAGATTCCCCCAAGTCCATCTCCACAGCCCAAGCCGAAGGAAAAACCTATCAAGAAAGAATCAGTCAGTAGCGAAGATTCCAGCACCCCGAGATCCAAAAAGAATGATCTCAACGAATCTGTCCTCACGGATGAAGAGCGTTTCGAGCGAAAGAGAGCCTCCGCGGCACTCTACAAAAAGTTCATGGCTCGCGCTGGTCCTGCCAATCCGGGCAGCAAAGAAATACCGGAAGGTAAACCAAACTGTTTGGCCGGGCTGCAGTTTATCGTAACCGGGGTGCTCGAATCGATGGAACGGGACGAATGTGCCCAAGTCATAAAAGACCTTGGTGGCAAAGTCGTTTCAAGTGTTTCCAAAAAGCTGACCCACATGGTCGTAGGCGATGATGCTGGACCA